In a single window of the Coffea eugenioides isolate CCC68of chromosome 3, Ceug_1.0, whole genome shotgun sequence genome:
- the LOC113764950 gene encoding DNA topoisomerase 3-beta isoform X2 has product MFSDFPATYQDWTTTDPLDLFEAPIRKTEANPKAHICRHLSQEARGCGHLVLWLDCDREGENICFEVIESTGFHVNDDRRVHRARFSSVTEKDISKAMKNLVEPNRDEALAVDARQEIDLKVGVAFTRFQTSYFNGKYGNLDSRVISYGPCQTPTLGFCVQRYLQITSFKPEKFWVLHPHILHKGYELKLEWARNKLFDIDVSVMFRNLVAEDGILKVKTISEKYECKTRPSGLNTVNLLKVASSALGFGPQLAMQLAERLYTQGFISYPRTESTAYPSSFDFKGTLEGQAHNQIWGDHAQKLLADGYSKPRSGTDAGDHPPITPMRSATEDMLGHDAWRLYQYVCQHFLGTLSADCKYRRIKIEFEAGGELFHCNGYNVIQKGFTSIMPWLAVSEKNLPQFTEGEKLTISRLELDEGNTLPPDYLSESELISLMEKNGIGTDASIPVHINNICERNYVQVQAGRRLVPTALGITLIRGYQCIDSDLCLPDIRSFIEHQISLVAKGQAHHALVVQHVLEQFKRKFSYFVKQIENMDALFEAQFSPLSESGRSLSKCGKCLRYMKYIAMQPSRLYCGTCEEVYYVPQKGTIKLYKELTCPLDNFELLIFSMPGPEGKSFSLCPYCYNSPPFEGIGTLYGTTKSGGSEKLGKGAGMPCILCPHPTCQHSLIALGVCGCPECNGTLVLDPVSAPKWRLHCNMCNCLVYLPEGAHRITTTPSRCPECDSTIIEVDFNKKTTPLKDGATLYSGCILCDELLHSLVEMKHGKSFSMRGRGRGRGRGKGRGRGRGSRIKQDPKMSFRDF; this is encoded by the exons ATGTTTTCAG ACTTCCCAGCAACTTATCAAGATTGGACAACTACAGATCCTCTGGATCTTTTTGAAGCACCAATTCGTAAGACAGAAGCTAATCCAAAG GCTCACATTTGTAGGCATTTAAGCCAAGAAGCTCGTGGTTGTGGGCACCTGGTGTTATGGTTGGATTGTGACCGTGAAGGAGAAAACATATGCTTTGAAG TTATTGAATCCACTGGATTTCATGTAAATGATGATCGAAGAGTTCATCGTGCGCGATTTTCATCTGTCACCGAGAAAGATATTTCTAAGGCCATGAAGAACCTTGTTGAACCCAACAGAGATGAAGCATTGGCTGTAGATGCCCGTCAAGAAATTGACTTGAAAGTTGGAGTTGCTTTCACTCGGTTCCAGACTAGTTACTTCAATGGGAAATATGGCAATCTTGATTCCAGAGTCATATC TTATGGTCCCTGTCAAACGCCTACCCTTGGATTTTGCGTGCAACGGTACCTACAAATTACCTCTTTCAAACCAGAAAAGTTTTGGGTTTTGCATCCTCATATATTACACAAGGGCTATGAACTCAAACTGGAATGGGCTCGCAATAAGCTTTTTGACATTGAT GTTTCTGTCATGTTTCGCAACTTAGTAGCAGAAGATGGAATTCTAAAAGTCAAAACCATATCAGAGAAATATGAATGTAAAACTCGTCCTTCTGGTCTTAATACAGTGAACCTTCTGAAG GTTGCTTCAAGCGCATTAGGCTTCGGACCTCAGTTGGCTATGCAATTAGCTGAGCGCTTATACACCCAAGGTTTCATCAG CTATCCTCGAACAGAGAGCACAGCATATCCTTCTTCATTTGACTTTAAAGGTACCCTTGAAGGACAAGCTCATAATCAAATATGGGGTGACCATGCTCAGAAGCTTTTGGCTGATGGTTATTCAAAGCCACGATCAGGAACTGATGCGGGTGATCATCCTCCAATCACACCTATGCGTTCAGCCACCGAGGATATGCTAGGGCACGATGCATGGAGGTTGTATCAGTATGTTTGTCAACATTTTCTAGGGACATTGTCTGCTGACTGCAAGTACAGAAG GATAAAAATAGAATTTGAAGCTGGAGGAGAATTGTTTCATTGTAATGGATATAATGTTATACAGAAAGGATTCACATCAATTATGCCATGGTTGGCAGTTTCTGAGAAGAATCTTCCTCAGTTTACTGAAGGGGAAAAATTAACAATTTCAAGACTTGAACTTGACGAG GGCAATACTCTGCCTCCAGATTACTTAAGTGAGAGTGAGTTGATCTCACTGATGGAGAAGAATGGAATAGGTACAGATGCGTCCATTCCTGTACATATTAACAACATCTGTGAACGGAATTATGTACAG GTACAAGCAGGGAGAAGATTGGTTCCTACTGCTCTTGGTATCACTCTGATCAGAGGCTATCAATGTATAGATTCAGATTTATGTTTACCGGACATCCGTAGCTTTATTGAGCACCAAATCTCTCTCGTTGCCAAAGGTCAAGCACACCATGCTTTGGTTGTACAGCATGTACTTGAACAGTTCAAAAGGAAGTTCAGCTACTTCGTAAAGCAG ATTGAAAATATGGATGCCTTGTTTGAAGCACAGTTTTCTCCACTTTCTGAGTCTGGACGTTCGCTGAGCAAATGTGGCAAATGCTTGAGATACATGAAGTACATAGCAATGCAGCCATCACGGCTCTATTGTGGTACATGTGAGGAAGTTTATTATGTTCCTCAGAAAGGTACAATCAAG TTGTACAAGGAACTTACTTGCCCTCTTGATAACTTTGAGCTTTTGATCTTTTCCATGCCTGGCCCTGAGGGCAAGTCCTTTTCTCTTTGTCCTTACTGTTATAACAGTCCTCCATTTGAAGGCATTGGCACGTTATATGGCACCACTAAGAGTGGGGGTTCAGAAAAGTTGGGCAAGGGAGCTGGGATGCCTTGTATCCTTTGTCCACATCCTACATGCCAGCACTCTCTGATAGCATTAGGAGTTTGTGGCTGTCCAGAATGCAATGGGACGCTGGTCCTCGACCCCGTCAGTGCTCCAAAATGGAGACTTCATTGCAACATGTGCAATTGCCTTGTTTACCTTCCTGAAGGTGCTCACAGAATCACCACCACCCCTAGTAGGTGTCCTGAGTGCGACTCCACTATTATAGAGGTGGATTTCAACAAGAAAACAACTCCTCTGAAGGATGGAGCCACTTTATATAGTGGGTGCATTTTGTGTGATGAGCTACTGCATTCACTCGTGGAGATGAAGCATGGAAAATCATTTTCAATGCGGGGACGAGGAAGAGGGCGAGGAAGGGGTAAAGGCAGGGGAAGAGGCCGAGGCAGCAGGATAAAGCAAGATCCTAAAATGAGCTTCCGAGATTTCTGA
- the LOC113764950 gene encoding DNA topoisomerase 3-beta isoform X3: MKNLVEPNRDEALAVDARQEIDLKVGVAFTRFQTSYFNGKYGNLDSRVISYGPCQTPTLGFCVQRYLQITSFKPEKFWVLHPHILHKGYELKLEWARNKLFDIDVSVMFRNLVAEDGILKVKTISEKYECKTRPSGLNTVNLLKVASSALGFGPQLAMQLAERLYTQGFISYPRTESTAYPSSFDFKGTLEGQAHNQIWGDHAQKLLADGYSKPRSGTDAGDHPPITPMRSATEDMLGHDAWRLYQYVCQHFLGTLSADCKYRRIKIEFEAGGELFHCNGYNVIQKGFTSIMPWLAVSEKNLPQFTEGEKLTISRLELDEGNTLPPDYLSESELISLMEKNGIGTDASIPVHINNICERNYVQVQAGRRLVPTALGITLIRGYQCIDSDLCLPDIRSFIEHQISLVAKGQAHHALVVQHVLEQFKRKFSYFVKQIENMDALFEAQFSPLSESGRSLSKCGKCLRYMKYIAMQPSRLYCGTCEEVYYVPQKGTIKLYKELTCPLDNFELLIFSMPGPEGKSFSLCPYCYNSPPFEGIGTLYGTTKSGGSEKLGKGAGMPCILCPHPTCQHSLIALGVCGCPECNGTLVLDPVSAPKWRLHCNMCNCLVYLPEGAHRITTTPSRCPECDSTIIEVDFNKKTTPLKDGATLYSGCILCDELLHSLVEMKHGKSFSMRGRGRGRGRGKGRGRGRGSRIKQDPKMSFRDF; this comes from the exons ATGAAGAACCTTGTTGAACCCAACAGAGATGAAGCATTGGCTGTAGATGCCCGTCAAGAAATTGACTTGAAAGTTGGAGTTGCTTTCACTCGGTTCCAGACTAGTTACTTCAATGGGAAATATGGCAATCTTGATTCCAGAGTCATATC TTATGGTCCCTGTCAAACGCCTACCCTTGGATTTTGCGTGCAACGGTACCTACAAATTACCTCTTTCAAACCAGAAAAGTTTTGGGTTTTGCATCCTCATATATTACACAAGGGCTATGAACTCAAACTGGAATGGGCTCGCAATAAGCTTTTTGACATTGAT GTTTCTGTCATGTTTCGCAACTTAGTAGCAGAAGATGGAATTCTAAAAGTCAAAACCATATCAGAGAAATATGAATGTAAAACTCGTCCTTCTGGTCTTAATACAGTGAACCTTCTGAAG GTTGCTTCAAGCGCATTAGGCTTCGGACCTCAGTTGGCTATGCAATTAGCTGAGCGCTTATACACCCAAGGTTTCATCAG CTATCCTCGAACAGAGAGCACAGCATATCCTTCTTCATTTGACTTTAAAGGTACCCTTGAAGGACAAGCTCATAATCAAATATGGGGTGACCATGCTCAGAAGCTTTTGGCTGATGGTTATTCAAAGCCACGATCAGGAACTGATGCGGGTGATCATCCTCCAATCACACCTATGCGTTCAGCCACCGAGGATATGCTAGGGCACGATGCATGGAGGTTGTATCAGTATGTTTGTCAACATTTTCTAGGGACATTGTCTGCTGACTGCAAGTACAGAAG GATAAAAATAGAATTTGAAGCTGGAGGAGAATTGTTTCATTGTAATGGATATAATGTTATACAGAAAGGATTCACATCAATTATGCCATGGTTGGCAGTTTCTGAGAAGAATCTTCCTCAGTTTACTGAAGGGGAAAAATTAACAATTTCAAGACTTGAACTTGACGAG GGCAATACTCTGCCTCCAGATTACTTAAGTGAGAGTGAGTTGATCTCACTGATGGAGAAGAATGGAATAGGTACAGATGCGTCCATTCCTGTACATATTAACAACATCTGTGAACGGAATTATGTACAG GTACAAGCAGGGAGAAGATTGGTTCCTACTGCTCTTGGTATCACTCTGATCAGAGGCTATCAATGTATAGATTCAGATTTATGTTTACCGGACATCCGTAGCTTTATTGAGCACCAAATCTCTCTCGTTGCCAAAGGTCAAGCACACCATGCTTTGGTTGTACAGCATGTACTTGAACAGTTCAAAAGGAAGTTCAGCTACTTCGTAAAGCAG ATTGAAAATATGGATGCCTTGTTTGAAGCACAGTTTTCTCCACTTTCTGAGTCTGGACGTTCGCTGAGCAAATGTGGCAAATGCTTGAGATACATGAAGTACATAGCAATGCAGCCATCACGGCTCTATTGTGGTACATGTGAGGAAGTTTATTATGTTCCTCAGAAAGGTACAATCAAG TTGTACAAGGAACTTACTTGCCCTCTTGATAACTTTGAGCTTTTGATCTTTTCCATGCCTGGCCCTGAGGGCAAGTCCTTTTCTCTTTGTCCTTACTGTTATAACAGTCCTCCATTTGAAGGCATTGGCACGTTATATGGCACCACTAAGAGTGGGGGTTCAGAAAAGTTGGGCAAGGGAGCTGGGATGCCTTGTATCCTTTGTCCACATCCTACATGCCAGCACTCTCTGATAGCATTAGGAGTTTGTGGCTGTCCAGAATGCAATGGGACGCTGGTCCTCGACCCCGTCAGTGCTCCAAAATGGAGACTTCATTGCAACATGTGCAATTGCCTTGTTTACCTTCCTGAAGGTGCTCACAGAATCACCACCACCCCTAGTAGGTGTCCTGAGTGCGACTCCACTATTATAGAGGTGGATTTCAACAAGAAAACAACTCCTCTGAAGGATGGAGCCACTTTATATAGTGGGTGCATTTTGTGTGATGAGCTACTGCATTCACTCGTGGAGATGAAGCATGGAAAATCATTTTCAATGCGGGGACGAGGAAGAGGGCGAGGAAGGGGTAAAGGCAGGGGAAGAGGCCGAGGCAGCAGGATAAAGCAAGATCCTAAAATGAGCTTCCGAGATTTCTGA
- the LOC113764950 gene encoding DNA topoisomerase 3-beta isoform X1 — protein sequence MAPKVLMVAEKPSIALSIASVLSNGQMSTRRGTTEVHEFDGMFLGSRAHFKVTSVIGHVFSVDFPATYQDWTTTDPLDLFEAPIRKTEANPKAHICRHLSQEARGCGHLVLWLDCDREGENICFEVIESTGFHVNDDRRVHRARFSSVTEKDISKAMKNLVEPNRDEALAVDARQEIDLKVGVAFTRFQTSYFNGKYGNLDSRVISYGPCQTPTLGFCVQRYLQITSFKPEKFWVLHPHILHKGYELKLEWARNKLFDIDVSVMFRNLVAEDGILKVKTISEKYECKTRPSGLNTVNLLKVASSALGFGPQLAMQLAERLYTQGFISYPRTESTAYPSSFDFKGTLEGQAHNQIWGDHAQKLLADGYSKPRSGTDAGDHPPITPMRSATEDMLGHDAWRLYQYVCQHFLGTLSADCKYRRIKIEFEAGGELFHCNGYNVIQKGFTSIMPWLAVSEKNLPQFTEGEKLTISRLELDEGNTLPPDYLSESELISLMEKNGIGTDASIPVHINNICERNYVQVQAGRRLVPTALGITLIRGYQCIDSDLCLPDIRSFIEHQISLVAKGQAHHALVVQHVLEQFKRKFSYFVKQIENMDALFEAQFSPLSESGRSLSKCGKCLRYMKYIAMQPSRLYCGTCEEVYYVPQKGTIKLYKELTCPLDNFELLIFSMPGPEGKSFSLCPYCYNSPPFEGIGTLYGTTKSGGSEKLGKGAGMPCILCPHPTCQHSLIALGVCGCPECNGTLVLDPVSAPKWRLHCNMCNCLVYLPEGAHRITTTPSRCPECDSTIIEVDFNKKTTPLKDGATLYSGCILCDELLHSLVEMKHGKSFSMRGRGRGRGRGKGRGRGRGSRIKQDPKMSFRDF from the exons ATGGCGCCCAAAGTTCTGATG gtaGCAGAAAAACCAAGCATAGCTTTGTCAATTGCATCAGTACTCTCTAATGGTCAG ATGTCAACACGGAGGGGTACCACAGAGGTCCATGAGTTTGATGGGATGTTTTTGGGATCTCGGGCTCATTTTAAAGTGACTTCTGTGATTGGTCATGTTTTCAG TGTAGACTTCCCAGCAACTTATCAAGATTGGACAACTACAGATCCTCTGGATCTTTTTGAAGCACCAATTCGTAAGACAGAAGCTAATCCAAAG GCTCACATTTGTAGGCATTTAAGCCAAGAAGCTCGTGGTTGTGGGCACCTGGTGTTATGGTTGGATTGTGACCGTGAAGGAGAAAACATATGCTTTGAAG TTATTGAATCCACTGGATTTCATGTAAATGATGATCGAAGAGTTCATCGTGCGCGATTTTCATCTGTCACCGAGAAAGATATTTCTAAGGCCATGAAGAACCTTGTTGAACCCAACAGAGATGAAGCATTGGCTGTAGATGCCCGTCAAGAAATTGACTTGAAAGTTGGAGTTGCTTTCACTCGGTTCCAGACTAGTTACTTCAATGGGAAATATGGCAATCTTGATTCCAGAGTCATATC TTATGGTCCCTGTCAAACGCCTACCCTTGGATTTTGCGTGCAACGGTACCTACAAATTACCTCTTTCAAACCAGAAAAGTTTTGGGTTTTGCATCCTCATATATTACACAAGGGCTATGAACTCAAACTGGAATGGGCTCGCAATAAGCTTTTTGACATTGAT GTTTCTGTCATGTTTCGCAACTTAGTAGCAGAAGATGGAATTCTAAAAGTCAAAACCATATCAGAGAAATATGAATGTAAAACTCGTCCTTCTGGTCTTAATACAGTGAACCTTCTGAAG GTTGCTTCAAGCGCATTAGGCTTCGGACCTCAGTTGGCTATGCAATTAGCTGAGCGCTTATACACCCAAGGTTTCATCAG CTATCCTCGAACAGAGAGCACAGCATATCCTTCTTCATTTGACTTTAAAGGTACCCTTGAAGGACAAGCTCATAATCAAATATGGGGTGACCATGCTCAGAAGCTTTTGGCTGATGGTTATTCAAAGCCACGATCAGGAACTGATGCGGGTGATCATCCTCCAATCACACCTATGCGTTCAGCCACCGAGGATATGCTAGGGCACGATGCATGGAGGTTGTATCAGTATGTTTGTCAACATTTTCTAGGGACATTGTCTGCTGACTGCAAGTACAGAAG GATAAAAATAGAATTTGAAGCTGGAGGAGAATTGTTTCATTGTAATGGATATAATGTTATACAGAAAGGATTCACATCAATTATGCCATGGTTGGCAGTTTCTGAGAAGAATCTTCCTCAGTTTACTGAAGGGGAAAAATTAACAATTTCAAGACTTGAACTTGACGAG GGCAATACTCTGCCTCCAGATTACTTAAGTGAGAGTGAGTTGATCTCACTGATGGAGAAGAATGGAATAGGTACAGATGCGTCCATTCCTGTACATATTAACAACATCTGTGAACGGAATTATGTACAG GTACAAGCAGGGAGAAGATTGGTTCCTACTGCTCTTGGTATCACTCTGATCAGAGGCTATCAATGTATAGATTCAGATTTATGTTTACCGGACATCCGTAGCTTTATTGAGCACCAAATCTCTCTCGTTGCCAAAGGTCAAGCACACCATGCTTTGGTTGTACAGCATGTACTTGAACAGTTCAAAAGGAAGTTCAGCTACTTCGTAAAGCAG ATTGAAAATATGGATGCCTTGTTTGAAGCACAGTTTTCTCCACTTTCTGAGTCTGGACGTTCGCTGAGCAAATGTGGCAAATGCTTGAGATACATGAAGTACATAGCAATGCAGCCATCACGGCTCTATTGTGGTACATGTGAGGAAGTTTATTATGTTCCTCAGAAAGGTACAATCAAG TTGTACAAGGAACTTACTTGCCCTCTTGATAACTTTGAGCTTTTGATCTTTTCCATGCCTGGCCCTGAGGGCAAGTCCTTTTCTCTTTGTCCTTACTGTTATAACAGTCCTCCATTTGAAGGCATTGGCACGTTATATGGCACCACTAAGAGTGGGGGTTCAGAAAAGTTGGGCAAGGGAGCTGGGATGCCTTGTATCCTTTGTCCACATCCTACATGCCAGCACTCTCTGATAGCATTAGGAGTTTGTGGCTGTCCAGAATGCAATGGGACGCTGGTCCTCGACCCCGTCAGTGCTCCAAAATGGAGACTTCATTGCAACATGTGCAATTGCCTTGTTTACCTTCCTGAAGGTGCTCACAGAATCACCACCACCCCTAGTAGGTGTCCTGAGTGCGACTCCACTATTATAGAGGTGGATTTCAACAAGAAAACAACTCCTCTGAAGGATGGAGCCACTTTATATAGTGGGTGCATTTTGTGTGATGAGCTACTGCATTCACTCGTGGAGATGAAGCATGGAAAATCATTTTCAATGCGGGGACGAGGAAGAGGGCGAGGAAGGGGTAAAGGCAGGGGAAGAGGCCGAGGCAGCAGGATAAAGCAAGATCCTAAAATGAGCTTCCGAGATTTCTGA